Below is a genomic region from Miscanthus floridulus cultivar M001 chromosome 1, ASM1932011v1, whole genome shotgun sequence.
ATCCCATGCCACCTTGTTTGTACCAACAAAAACTAGCATTTGCGGTACTAAAGTAGTCATgtgaataaaaaatattaaaaattacTACTAATAAATGATAAATACTACTACTAGATGTGAAGCACGCTACAAAATAGATGTGCTCAGCAGTGCTAGTATTATATACTCTGAGTAGTAAAATGGATATAGTGAAAGAAAATATAGAAAATTACTACGAATAAATGATAAATAATACAACAATACTTCTAATGATATATTCTCATTAGCATGTTATGCATAGCAAATTTTAGTTTTGTCACCAAGTCAAATCAAAATAGAACATGATTACCAGCTTAAACAATTGAGGTCACAGCCTAAAATCTGGACTATATCTTGCAAACTGATGGATCAAAGTCCTTTGTGTCGTTATCGTGCTATTCACTGCTGCGCAATGCCGTGTGGCCCGTCCGATGGGTCTCTGGCAGGGCACATCACAGAAGCAGCACGCATATGCCATTACAATAAACCATTTATACATTTTGATATTTTTCATGATTTGTCAATGGTACTAGCCATCAGGCCGTGTGACGAAATAGCTTGTCGGGAGACTTACAAAGGGAAAACATAGAGATGATCCAGGTGACCCTGACTATGATCCAAATCCAAGTGATCTTGAAGCTGAATCCTCTATAGGTGAGGTAGGTTTTTGGCGTCCTCTTATCCTACTATGCGTTACAGCATCCACTTAATTATGGtatgtttggtagagctccaccatatCTAGATCCACCCAGATCCATCATAGAGCAGCTCCACCGTGTATTTGAGTTTCATCATTAAGTGTTTGGTATAGCTCCACGTTTCTCTCTATCTCACTACCACCAAGGCCCAGGAGTCAAGGGGGCAtaatgaaaaaaaatgaaaaagaaaaaccacATGCTTCTTCTTCAATTCCTCATAACGAGCTCACGCACAGGAGGCCGGAGTTCGCGGGCTCGACGAGTGTGGCCACGACGGGCGTGGGGCAGGCGGCGGGTCTAGGGAGGCGCACGTGGGCGGTCGATGGGAAAgaacaaagaaagaagaagaaaagaagaatgaATCGGTACGCTCGAGTGTGTAACGAGTTGCAGTGATGAGCAATTTTTCCTAACTCCACCAATTTTGAGTTGGTGAAGCACCGCTTGAGGTGCTCCACCAAATCCATAGGTCTGGGGCAAATCCATTATTTTCGTAGAATAGATCCATGATGGAGTTATTGGAGTTAGAAGTGTTTTTTGGCTGAAAAAAAAATTGAATCTAAATCTGCTTTTCATGGACAAGTTGTTCTGACTTTTGTAGGTAACTTTTGCAAGATATGGTAAaacctatgtatctagaaaactaagaatgacttataatttggaatggcgGGAGTAACTTTCGGTTGTACTATGGGAAAATGGAGCCTATCCTAAGCTCTAAGCTCTCGATATTTTGTTCGGGTGCAAGTTAATTTAAATAAACATTCGTATCTGCCAACCTACAACTTGCCGGTTTCAGCATAAATGATGTGTTTAAGCTTTTATGTACGTGCAGCTCTATTTGTATGCTGCTACGCAGAGGATCAAGTTACATAGCTTGGTACCGCAATATTTGTTctgtaaatattttttttttgctttgagCTGTACAATTTATGAAGTAATAGTTGTCCATCCTAGTGATTTTTTCGACTTCTAAGGCTCTTGTCAGCCCACTGAGCATTTCCGGGGGTTGAACTGGCCATGTGAGTTCCTGCAGTCAGGTCAGCAAAGGCTTTGAGAATGTGCTTGTGCACAACCTTGTCATTTAGTTGCAGGTAGAAAAAGAGCAGCTCCTCCAGGAAGTCCCAATCCAATGGCTGCCATAGGCAACCATGATGCATCTTTATCATGTTCTGCATGGATCTCCAGAAGTCTGTGTATGGGTCCATGGAGAACACCACTATGGACGCGCTGTGGCTACCCTCCTCACCTTGCCTAACTTCCTTGACGTCTTCTGAGGCTAATTCTGAGAAAGATGACGTCTCCGCAGCTGGTGGTGTCCCGTTGACGACTGATGTCGACGTGCCTGCCGATGATGGATCGTTGTTGTCATGTATGTAGAGGGACCGGAAGTTGTCGAAGAGGAAGCGGTCGACGTCGGAGAGCGTCGCCGCCTGGTCCTTGCTGTTGTCGTCTGCACCGGTGGCGGTGTGATCGCCGTCCAAGTCCAGCGACGGGGTTCTCGGGAACCTGCAGGTGGAGAGGAGGCGCGCGTTGGTGATGTTAGCCGGAATGGCTGAGCTGGGGATGTGGATTGGAGGGATCTTCTTGAGCGTCCTGGAGAGGCAGAGCTGCAAGGTTTTGCGCAGCCTGGTTCTTTTCCTGTCGTCTTCCATTTCCACACACTTCTCTCTCCCGAAAGGCCGAAAACAGAGCCTAGCGTTCTAGTAAAGGGTACAATGAGAAATATGGAAACTGCAGTAAACAAGAGTCGTGAACGGTAATGccctttcctttttttatttattgtGCTAGGAGTTACTTACGAGTGAATTCATGATGGATTAAATGTGCAGGAGGTGTTTCATCTAGGGGACTTTAATGATCCAGTTTTTCTTCCACGAAACATAATATTCAGAGATTTAGTGAATGTCGCAAGTAACTTGTAAAGAAGGGTTACATTTATCTTATCAGTACACGTGCTTAGACGCCGTGTACGCGTGTGGTCTCATGCCGCCCATCACGCCCGCCACGCTGGCCACCCGCCGCCGCCTTGAGCATCGCCCCGCCGCGTGCTTCATCCCCAGCGTGTTGACACGTGTCCAGCAACAGGATGCTGCTGCTCTCGCACACCTGCCACCCCAGCACCCCGGCGTTGCTGCACAGCGCGCCGCGCCCGCTCCACGTCGGGGGAGCGTACTTCCCACTTAGTGCATAACCTTTTCCTTTTCGTAAAAAGAGAGATAAATCACTGTTTTTTCCCTTTAACAAAGAGATAAATTGTTGTTTGGAAACCGAAGAGCAACACTTCCAATTGTTGTAGCTGGTAAGCTCGCACAACGTGTTGTACTTAAGTTATATGGAAGAATGCTCAATACATCGTAGCCTTACGATGACTGCTATGTCTCATCAGAATATAAGATACGCACGTATTTGaaaattcaaactttgttatCTTTTATCAATAGTTAAACTAATgatataaaatttttatagtacaatagtggtgtcgggttcataaacccggggttcctcatggaccggcttcccagcaaaggctcgacCCAGCGGACGACGTTACGAACGATGCGTAACTCCTGGGCCGACCCAAAAACCTAACAACAGGATAGAAGGGCGAACCAGCtttcgaccgaaaggcctggccaaggaggaacggcgcccgctttcaACTCTGgctcacctctccgaccagaaggcctcgctttcgactccggcccgccttcccctggccaaagaggaacagcgCACCGCCTCCAACTTCGACCCACGTCTCCGActagggatgcaccgaacccctgcttacagcttttctccgactggcgcagtcaGAGCCAACTGGAACCAACCAACCGGGGACGTCCACTCGGTGAGGACCAAGAAAAggacggagcaagtaaggcagggcactcaagtcgacCGCGATACCGAGAACCGTACCttgcacacctataggacagaAACCGACAGGATATGTCAAGAGGGtcccctgcaaccttccaggcatgacagaacctaagcagtgttgtgggcgccgacatttgccctacagtgttgtgggcgacaTCAACTCCCATatcagacaaacacggtaaggctccccccatatgcctctggacatcaacagtgttgtgggcgccgtcatctaCCATACttggtgaatacggtaaaacctcccacatgcgtctgacaataatagtgttatgggtgcctaccatcatcttgtacccgatggcgtgggcaacaagacttaatagcatgcgtactctctctctctctctctcgcttgtaaggccgtcccctttatctataaaagggaatgcgctCTCTACCAATAGATAGATCCATCAGTTCACTTAAATTGATTCAACCTCTGttgctttagacactctaaagctacacaaagcacacgctcgaacacttagcacatagcggagctctcgtcactctcggcccttcagaccagagtccgaccagacctcttgtaccccccatctttctcccttccgtttgtaaccccacagcaaacttcgagcacctgggctcaggaataaagtcgccgattgactcaaactggacatagggtacGTTGCCCaaatcagtataaaccctatgtcattgagtgttaggtcacctccgatcacaacgtacagtaaaactacaaatatttacatgttggtcactttctgcaccgacagttggcgccgtccgtggggaagacgttgtacgttcacacttttggtcatcggatggcccacttttccgccaccttcgccatggcgggctcaagcgatacaactCGCTTTGTCTCATTGGAGTtttccgcactcccacctgttgggacgcgggttccacctgtcttcgagctgtcccaggccttcctcttcgaaagtctggacttcgtcgccgaccgcctcggcgtactacacctccgcaaggaggcacttgttccgacgagcgcgatgaaggtcttggtgtgtcgagcgatccatcgggcttcagtccttttgggcgggagaacctcctcgaggaggtaggtgagtagcggtgctcgccagttggtttgattgagtgccaatacggcgacgtcagcgggtgacgtcgtcatagaggcactggggttggagcccccgagcgctggcttggtGTCGGGATAAGAGCCCCCTAGCGCCAGCTTGGCATCGGGGTATGTCTGGATCGGACCTTCCAGGACGCGGGCAGACGGCtcgtggagatcattgatgaagatcccacCTAgtggccaattttgcgagaaaatcggtggcatcgttgtcctttcgggggacatgatgcagcttgatcccctagaatttgtcctcgagcttgcgcacctcctagcagtacgctgtcatgagggggcttttgcatggggactccttcatgacctggtcaacaACCAACTCCGAGTCACCACGGATGTAGAGTCgcatagcaccgagctcgatggcgatgcgtagcctgttgatgagggcctcgtattctatAGCGTTGTTTGAGGCCGAGAAATGGAGGCAGATGGTGTAGCAGAGCTTACTCCTATccggggagattagaaccactcaaGCCCCCAAGTCGagtgccattacggacccatcgaagtacattgtccagtacttgtgggtgacgttcggggtcggtagctgcacctccatccattcggcgacaaaatccacgagagcttGAGATTTAATGGCAGTATGGGggacatacctgatgtcgtggcccatgagttcgagtgcgcacttggagatccgtcccaCGGCATCgcagttgcggatgatgtccccgagcgggtatgaagtgaggactatgacttcatggtcggtgaagtagtgtaggagctttcgggttgccatcagcatggcatataggagtttctacacctaaaggtaccagaccttggggtcggtgagtacctccctaaTGAAGTATATcggccgctggaccttaaggtggtgtctcgactcctccctttcgatgactagggcggcgctcaccacatggttgcttgccacgatgtagaggaggaggggttctccccattcgggagcgacgaggattggggctaatgtcagggacgctttgaggctcttcAGAGCCTGCTAAGCTTCCTTAGTCCAGACGAAGGcatctgtctttttgaggagcttgtagagtggcatccctcatTCATCGAGCTGGGAGATAAATCGGCTTAGGgtagccagacagccggtgagcctttgtacgcccttgacgtcaCGTAtaaggcccatgttggagatggttgtgatctttttggggttggccttgatgccgcgCTCAGACACAATGTaccctagcagcttcccctttggaaccccaaaaacacatttctcgggattcaatttgatgttgaaccttcggaggtttacgaacattgcggccaagtttgcgatcaggtcacaagcttgagccattttgaccactatgtcatcaacatagacgacgattgttggtttcggccactcggcttgatcaggctggtcgggcgggtcgatttggtcggcaaagcattgctgcatgcacctttggtaggtggcgccagcgttctttaggccaaaaggcatggttatgtagcagtatgaaccatacagggtgatgaactaggttgcgagctgatcgaactctttcatcgtgatctggtggtagcccgaGTAGgtatctagaaaggagaggatctcacaacccaaggtggagtcgactatctggtctatgcgtggaggaaagtgatcctttggacacgctttgttgaggccagtataatcaacacacattcgctattttccggtcttctttttaacaagaacaggattggcaagccagtcggagtggaatatcgctctgatgaatctggctgccaggagtttggcgatctcttcgcctatggccctgcacctctcatcatcaaagcggCACAGGCATTGCTTAGCGGGCTTCGAGCATGGGATGAGGCGTGCGTGCTCGGCGATGTCTCGTAGTATGCTCGGCATGTCAGATGGGTTCTatgcgaagacatcgtgattggcgtgcaggaagtcgacgagctcgcattcctatttggctaggagctgggtcccgatccgtaccatcttggttgggtcagtggggtcgatccccaccgccttagtttcctcgagtgggcgaaaggccattgaggaggttggtttgttgtagtccaggactactggggtcgatgactccATGAGCTGCGGGAGCTTAGACGAGTTGATGACCGcggtggcgagctcaaaatgccCGCGGTCGCATGTGAAGGCATGCAAGAAGGCGCTGCTCACGATGATGACGTCGTTCAGTCCCGGCATATTTAGCTTgatgtaggtgtagttggggattaccatgaatttggcatagcatggccgccctaagatggcatggtaggaccctaagaagtccaccacttcgaaggtgaggacctccgagcggaagttggcttggtTGCCAAACGTGGCGagcaggtcgatctacccgagtgggtatgcctatgcTCTCAGGATCACCCCATGGATGGGAGAGCCTGCTAGGAGAAGTTTCGACtaggggatgtgcatggcgttgagggtgtcgatgtagaggatgttgatgccgctgcctccgtccatcagcaccttggtgaggcgcttcttacagacgatggggtcgacaaagagcgggtagcgtcccggtctcatgatgtgggagggatggtccctttgatcgaaggtgatcggagattctgactagctaaggaaggaggggacgaccgtctcggcggcgcatgcctccctatagtgcaccttgtgctggtgcttggaccagatggcatcagatccaccgaagatcatgatgcattccttagggtcagGGAAGTCGTCCCCACCCTTGCctaccatgcctcctttcttggctgttgcctctttgccatctccttctttcggcccgctggcctatcataggaaacgtttgaggagcttgcagtccttatagaggtgtttgacggggtaggcgtggttggtgcatgggctatccatgagcttgttgaagtggtcaggcaggccctactGGTGttgcttgcccgtgcgatcagccgCGGTGACCAACGTGGTGTTGTccggtcggcgccgatcctttttgttcgtcttgcccctctgagtggaggggccctctaaaaggatcaagatgcccaagagaggggtgtgaattgggctaattctaaaattctttgcaataattaaaccctatggttagcccacttcaccccttgtgcctagaaagtgtttctattgttctaccacataaaagtttagcaacctaagtttcaatcatactctagcatggcaattctataaatgtaaagacaagaattgaattgctcaaagtaaagagagaaggaggaacgcggtgatgttttgctgaggtatcggagagttgccactccccactagtcctcgttggagcacccacacaagggtgtagctcccccttgatccacacaaggatcaagtgctctctacgggttgattcttcaacactccgtcatggtgaatcatccacaaccactcacaacttgagttgggtcatccataagctccaccagatgatcaccaagctcccaattaccaccaagccgtctaggtgatggcgatcaccaagagtaacaagcacgaactctcacttgaccatgacaagcctaatgagaagggtggatgcacactttgctactcttgttttcactaatgaggtcgcACTCTTGGATtccaaatctcaatcacctcactaggaccttgctcttcttggcactctcaagggtgtttctcagctattggaatgagcaaaagtgatcccttgagtgaatagaggaggtatttataaccctcattcaaaacgaaccattatatgcctctatggggtgactagatgctccggtcaaggtgactggatgctccggttagTTCACCCGCCTCTATGTagtttaagttatgaccggacacctggttttaaagacaaaaccagatacacactatatgtgagcccacgaagtcaaatctcatatatagccacaaatcagggtaatatcaagagacaatacttattacataacgtattaatAAAAgaaatataaccttagagtatagatagcgggaagtcgactccgatctttaggcgaagacccaaatccacagggacgactaaccggttgaccacaagcctaacttcttcaGACtgacaatctggtacccatctaggattttcattggatgtaaagcaagtgtaagctcaccatgcttagcaagtatatcaaagggatctatgaggctcaaaagcctTGACACTGTTTgtctgcggttcgcaattttagttgatcaaattttagcatcctaaatcactactttaatgaacagtcccaattcccaagtgatattaaagtatagtcatgtttatctcaattcccatccatccaccatccatagtaaccactaatcttgaaggatccagactgctcgtatccgtgagcatggctgttataacaggttaattatttctgtagaaattatacatctttacccaccgagccatgattcccaatgccggagtttgcaaagcccactacacctcttcccaggaagtgtggcaaggtttcactatgaaacccttagctagttacactaacaagtcgtagctacaaaggagtggcacacgtgggcatcgcagcacgataCACACCCTAGtagaaaaggaaagataccctcttaccccttactggagctacagatgagctagtacaatctagttaataggttaaagtcagagccatatgacactcggggttgtacggaacctcctgggttgccgctttaggattaagtccttatggagaggcactagagtactcaaccccgtactctagccccctatctgttgctaaaaagctccattttatcacattgcatatagcctttagtcatgtttaactattattctatgttcagcactgcagcatctatccaaaatgcatacccaaaccataggtaacaaggatatgtggtacaagaatttatctaggtaaagtccttaaggcatttcaaattaaacacatgcatgaatatgaatggtaatagttcataggtaacaaggggcctttggtacacttgccttaaaatgcttttcccccaaagcaatatgctcaaaagcctttagtattcaactttcaatcttctgcttctaattcttagcttctagtctttagagaacagcttcttaatcaccacgtaaacctcatcGATTGActaaaccatatatcaccacagaaacatccatacatggaatacaaacaagaatatatgagaatagtacaccaatcatagaaaaataagaaaaaaaatttgaaatacgattctacgcatcgctacgaacacacagacgcaaaagacacgctatatgcgattcgACGAAAAAGCGACCATCGAAGGATTTTTAGTGCAAcgaaaaataaaacctatccatttaacttattttaactgtagaaacacatgtaaatattttcattaatcaacttgattcattacTTAAGAAAGAGCGCactataaaacctatattgactttatattctgaAAAATGATgtaagtgatagtattaatacaattaactttttaattgCCAAAAcatatttgagtaacatgagatcCACTAACGCCACTGCGTAGAACATGCCGAAACAAAAGTAACACGATAAGAATGGCTCGATGCTACGGTTatgagaacgcaagagacactaagaaaggagctacggttaaaagaaaaccactatcaaaagatttatattgtattataaaagaaacaactacgagcTTGTTTTAGATTAGCTAAGAAAAACTATatgagcaatattgatttagattaatcacaacatatttagttttaaaagtcgagttaaagctaatcatgtattatttataaatgttatcacataacaattaaactttaccttcgccaaggaattaagcatgtgactgcatctactcgtacttatcacatatgtatcttgttcagctaatcaaattatattctagaaacacttttaagttaacaattaatcatattaacttttagaTATAAATCATCaaagttaagcacctatattgcttttaattccaaactagtgtataaatatactaatcaatttaatatttagcaaTATATGAAAAAACacgtgacatgaaaaacattgcccctaacatataGTTCACGTCAGCACGAACCAAATGCAACTTGAACGGTGTAAAACGGAATTAAAACTTAAATTGtttttaattaaaaagttattgaataatccttaatcaaattaatatttaacttataaatttccaagatgtgagacatgttaaacatcgctaCTAACACGTAACACACACTGCGATGAAACTCACGCAATCGAATCAAAATAAAAAACCTAAACCGattttaattaatcagcgattaattaattataggcacaattaatattttaataaaataaattcataaatatGTTATATGAAAACTAATAGTGCTACTGCATAGATCTCGATGACACaaaactaacgcaactggaacaaactgaaacggagttaaaacgattAAACGACGGAGATTAACAACTGGATGGCAAAATCGTAAATagttcatcttctaccttgggcTGTTCGTAGGTACATAACATGCCATGAAGCTTCTGTGTTGCTCCATGCAGGGAAGGGAACAGACGGACCTGGTAGGCCGGCGGCGGCATGTGGCCGCGTAGCTGGCAGCCCGTCATGCTCGCAAAGGGCAGCAGCGGCAGCTGGCCAGGTCGGGCAGGTAGCAGGCGACGGCTATCCTGCATGCTCGCGAGCAGGCGCAGGACGGGGTGGTGCAGGGCCACGGGGCCGCGCGGTGACGGCAGGGTCGGGCGCTGGCGCCGGCGCTGTGGGGCCTGGGGGGCGGGGGTGGCGGCGCATGGCCGACTGCAGGCGTGGGATCGCCGGAGAATTCGAAGAAGAGGGCCGGTCATGGACGAGCTCGTCGGAAAAACGACcggaaaaagaaaaacgaaaggGAAACCGTCAAACGAtgacgtattcgagaaaaaaagacACTACGGTGTAGaggacgacgagatctaccttgtAGTGGTGGAGGTTTTCGCCGGAACGCGATGGTTTGGCTaaaaaagctcgccgaagagttcgccggaaacctagctgtgtAAACTttggcgtccgatctgcggggctacgagtggcgacTCGAAAAACaggctgtacttctggaatccttgCGTCGAAGGCTACGCCGACATATATATATGCGcagagtttggagattttggaaagtgaagatatttattaattattgattttcggaattaaaataattacagaaaatcagaaattactatttaggctgcGAAAAATATATCTGAGCTCCAAAAaattccataaaaattcctagggatagatagaaggataaggaacacaaccaaagtggttttagctcctggaaaagacttttggattgataacaaaaaagacaaagcttcaagaaatatgaatttaatcccgaaaaaggtcgaaaagattcccggaaagagaggcatcaatctaacgcgtcttaaaaccttttccaaggctttggattttgaaaacaatgcatcttatctaacttttgtttttgtaagttttcaatttctttttaaactactacttgaaaataatattttgaagattgagatttgaatttattttccaaactgctcatcacaaaagtaccaatgcaacggaaccactcatcacaaaagtaccaatgcaactgcatgtatgcgcaaacatattgctacccttatgttggatttaatttaaagaagtttttttacctatgttttttatgagcacaaaacaattaacagaaatcattttactttttttagaaaatagctaattttagggtgttacaattctaccccccttaagatgaatctcatccccgagattcggagaagaagagcaaagaagagagggatacttcaacttgagatcttcttcactttcttgagcaacaccatcttgatactcatcttgtgttgtatgagaactcatccCGTGGCCACTCTTGCGGATTCTTGTTCCATCTTATGCCAAGTCCGATCTCGTTGCTTCTCTTAATATGTTCCAATGAATCTTATTATccatatgttaagcttccaaaagatattgcttagcttgaatcagaactttgaattctatggttcatttttatgcatttttaaatgttttacttttcaaaaaGAAGACTTTAAATCAAAACTGAACAAATTTTTCTTTCCAACTCTTGAAAtagctttcaaaatatgttttatgtttagaactcaagaaaatatttcaaccatgttttgaaactcttttgaataaatgtttttaaggttttgaaaAAAAACCCAACCATTTTTAAAACATTGGAAACTTGAGGAAACATACTAAGCTttgtttttcaaactcttttaaaaACTTGACTTTATAATCAAATCTCAGATAAAGAACAGACAAATCAACTCAGGTTCTTTTGAAATCTGTTTCAAACAagggattttcaagattttataaaacaattgaacattcaaacttcattttcaaatcattttgaatgaactcttttggggtttctgaaatcaaaccaaatcaatttcaaaactactttagaaatgaagagag
It encodes:
- the LOC136510102 gene encoding transcription repressor OFP14-like, with product MEDDRKRTRLRKTLQLCLSRTLKKIPPIHIPSSAIPANITNARLLSTCRFPRTPSLDLDGDHTATGADDNSKDQAATLSDVDRFLFDNFRSLYIHDNNDPSSAGTSTSVVNGTPPAAETSSFSELASEDVKEVRQGEEGSHSASIVVFSMDPYTDFWRSMQNMIKMHHGCLWQPLDWDFLEELLFFYLQLNDKVVHKHILKAFADLTAGTHMASSTPGNAQWADKSLRSRKNH